The Eubalaena glacialis isolate mEubGla1 chromosome 3, mEubGla1.1.hap2.+ XY, whole genome shotgun sequence nucleotide sequence GCTTTAAGATCAGACatacctaggttcaaatccctgcttcCCTACTTACATTGTGATTCTGAGCACATCACTTAATCCCTCTCAGTCTGACTTTtctttcctatctgtaaaatggggatattaacacCGGCTTTGCAGAATCGTTACGTCTGCCAGCAGGCTAAATGGAATGTGGCTGAGAGGTGGTCAGCAGGCTTTCCAAATGGGATTCCGTAAGGAAGAGCAACAGAACTCTGGGGCCTCTCTTGGTCTGTGCTCTCCGGGACCACTGGAGTGGGAGCAGGAAGCCATTGCGTTGCTTCCTGTTGGAGCGCTTGTTTGCACGGTCTTCTAGTTTGAGAAATGCTAATAAGGCAATGATCCATTTAAGCCACAGGGTCTCAACGTCCAGCAAATAGCAGTGAGTCATGCCTGCTGTCTGCCCTTTTGCCTGTTACAGGGGCCTTCCTTGTTCTGTATTCCTTTGAGGAATGCCTGCTTCTCCCCAAACAGCTCTTAGCAGCCCCACGTGAACGGGGACAGAGCAGGCTGGTGGCAGCTGGCACAGAGCGGGGGCCAGGAGCAGTTATTACTCTGATggctttcctttcccctcccagcccctcctccccagcagtCCCTGCTCTGCCTTGGAAAGCATGGACATTTGTCAAGACTGGGCTCTGCTGAAGCACTTGCAGAGTTACTGCGGCTTGGAGAGAAATGCTTCCAGCAACTCTGGTCCAGCAGTCAATGTTGGTGAAGATGGGGTTGCTCTCCCAAGCAGCTGGCTGAACTGCTGTGCCTCCCACAGACACCTGGAATTCCCTCCAACCCTCAGTATCCTGTGACATTCTCTCTCCTATCACCCGCTAAGCATCTTGCCCACtcattagaggggaaaaaaagaggaaagaaaaaggagaagtatcaGTAAACAGAAACAAACTGACTCTTTGGGTCCTAAAAATGATCCATGCTGAATCATTAATTCACTAGCCAATCAATAATTCCatgcttttaaaacaaaattgatttCAAGACTAACAATCCAGTAGAAGATGTAAAAGATGTTTATTGAGCAATTATTGTGCACCAGGCACTGTCCTGAGTACTTTACAGATGTCACCCACCCTGCAAGGTGTGTGGGCTCTGAAATCAGACTGTCTTAATTTGAATTTTGTCTTTGGCATAGAGTAACCATGTGGCCTTGGCTAATTTATTAtttcacctctctaagcctcagtgtccCTAACAGTTTCTCTGAAACATCAGAGAAATGGTTCCCTAATCACCCCACCTAAAGTAACACCCCGCTCCCCACCTCCATCTTTCAGAGCACTATTGTTTTTAGCcacaataagtgtttgttgagaGTCCCCTTTTTCCTAGGCTTGGCTTCTagtgctggggatacaacagGGAACAACTGCCCCATGGAGCTTACCCTCTAGTAGGGGGAGACTGACATATAAgcgaaataaatatataagtaatattctaaatattctaaATTCCTTTTTTTACCATCTATCTCCTGCAATAAAATTAttagctccttgagggcaaattCTCATCCCTCTTGACTTCTGCTGAATTCCCAGTGGCTAGCATAGTGTTTAGCACATCATACgtttaaaataatgaagtaaatAAGGTTAAAAATTTGAAGAGAATAAAGCAGATAATCTATGTCTGAAGCTCTTAGCGTAATGCCTGGAATATGGTAAAAATTTAATAAGTTGGTTATTTTTCAGTTAGATTCCAAAGCTGTGTTCTTAAGCACTTTACCACATTAAGTCTATTATAATAACTATAACAATAATAACGTGTTATTGCTATTGTAGACTTACATATATCAAACTACAATTTACTTATTAAATTCTACTGGATGCCGTGAACTGCCTAggcatattaaaataatatattatgtaattataaCTCCACAATAATCCTAAAAGGTAGACATTCTTAACCTTATGTACCAAATTCCTATAATAAAAGGCAGACTGTGGTAAGCGCCAAAGACAGTTGCAAACAAAATGCTGTGTGATTTCAGAGGAGGAAGAAACTCATGCAGCCAGGGTGGCTAAAAGAGGTTTTGATAGAGGAGAACCTCGGAGGGTGGGTTGTCTAAGCATGGAGAGGGCAGTGGGGGAGCCCGAGGCAGAGGGGAAAGCCTGAGAAAGGGCACGGAGGAATGTACGAAATGGAGTGCTGTTCCCACAGAGGTGGAAGGTGTGGTACATGAAGGGAATGATGGATAGGGCTGGAAATGGAGGGGAAGGCGGCCCTTGAAAACCCAGGGAAGAAATTTAAGCTTCATTTCATAGGCAATAGGgagccattaaaatttttaagcagAAGAATATAAAGAACCAGAATTGTGAACCTGAAGATTAACAGGGTTCTAGACTAGATGGAGAGGAAATGAGGCTGCAATCGCCAGGTGCTGAATAAGAGTCCCGGTTTGGAAAGGTGGTGGTGATAACGGAATGAAGAAAGCAAATGCAAAAAGCAGAATCACCTGGCTCAGGTGAGGGACGAGGGAAAAGAAGTGTCAAAGCTGGCTGTGAGCTTTTAAGATTCAGTGTTTGGTGACCTTCCGATATACCTGGCAGGCTACTAAGCTTGGACCCAGGTGCCTTGATAGTTCTCCAACCTGGGCAATTTTTCAAAAATCCTTTCTCATGAGGGACTTAGGACTCTCTCTTACCTGAGATTGTCTCTATCTTCCATTACTTCAGGTAGCATGCTCTCAATAGCATAGTGCCCTGGGGCAGTGTTGGTACAAGACTggcattcaagaaatgtttaccaAACTGAGCtaaattgaattgaattattGGTTGTGGCCACTTGTCAGAGTTGCCACCAAAGCTGAATCCAGCTTCTGCCTCCAGGAACTTAGAGACAAGTGAAGCTAAACCAAGTGGATCTGCCACCTGCTCTGAGATGCCATATCCACCCAGGATCCAGGTGACTGAATGGCTGGCGGTGGGGAGGCTCAGCTGTTGCAGCAGTGCAGCAGCTGATCTGCgtgcacagatgctcacagatgcTAGCTGGGGCCATGATGTCCAGAAATGACAGTGGTGGTGTTTGgaagctataaaaataaaactgattacCTTCACATGCACATGGATGTATTTATACTAATTTGGCAGATATTTGGGCAGGATGGTATgacttaaaatacaaattttacatGAAATTTCCTTGTGAATGTGTGcgtggtggggatggggagttgGTTTCTAGTTGGCACCTGAAAGAGATGGCAGGCATCCTGCATAGCGGCACGAGCTGACACAGAATATAGACAGTGCTTTAAAACATGAGCCCTGAACCAAAGCTCATAGGAGCAGATGATCCTAAGAGCAGGTATAAATGTGTAATCAAGATTCTTCTCACAAAGGCAACTCTGTTTGGCATGTTTTAGGCAGGTTGTGGCAAGAAGTTATTTCACTGTCATTGGTTAATAACACCAGGGATAAAGGTTTCAGGGAGTCCAGAGAAATTCATATGCCCTCTTCTGGTAATATTCCAATCACTAAAAGCAGAGTCTTCGTAACCCAGTGTCAACAATATACCACAGGATAACTGGTGTACTGGCCTGAAATTTTGCCCCTGTTATTGGGTATCTTCTGTCTGCCATGCCAGATCCATGGTCCAtccttccccaccctcctctgtgccccaggaggctgacctACATGGATTGCAGGCACCAGCTCCCTTCCCTCTGGGTTGTTTTTGGGGAGGGCCAGGTGGCAGCAGGAGGCTGGAGGCTGAAGTTCTCTGGCTCCTTTCCTATGGGGTCCTGTCAGCCTGGCTCCCTAGACCAAAGGTCTCAGCTGTTGTGAGACAGACCCTCTGCACAGGCCCCTCTGTCTCTAGGTGTCTAGTAACAGCTCTTGCCTCTTTAGGCCCAGGGATCTAACCCCTAACCCTGGGGTGCATACCTCGCCATCCTGCCCACACCTATGTAAATGGCTCCTTTACGAGATTCCTTTTTGAATTACCTAATTTGGGTGTGTCTCCTGCTTCCTGCTGGGGTGCTTCGGATCTACCTTAGTTTTTTCACAGACTCCATGACTTCATTTCCCCTCTAGGGCCTCACCTTGGAGGTTAAAAGAAATGTGTCCTCTCTCTCTTACTACCTACCTCCGCATCCTGTGCAGGATTTCCACTCTTGTGGGGCCCCTTTCTGTACACTATTCTGCCCTTATCATGGAAGTCTCTTCCTGAGCTTTTTATATAACTAAGAGGTAGATGAAGGCCATTGATTCAGAtctgtctcctctttttctttcctgtaaaaCAAAATCACTGACTCTATTAGTTGGTTTTGCATAGCTAAAACCATAGTCCAGTCGTTAATTAATTCTTAAGAGTGGATAGATCTTGTGTTCAGTGCACATTGTTCCCAGTCATTTAAAACAACATCATTGGAAAGGCTCTACTGAGATGGCCTTTCCATTTAAATGTATTAACCTCTGTGCTGGTAATTCTCTCTTTGCCCCTCCCAATCCACTTTTTGTTCTCCAGACTACTGGGTTCTCCCACCCGCTGGATTCCAGTTAGGTTTGGCCAATGAAAGTTACTAGCATGAGATCAATACttaggaggagagagaggtcacGGTATTCATTCTCCTCACTCCCCTGCCAGGTTGCCAGGTGGCCCTCCTCCCATGGTATGGCTCTTGCTGGGCTCTGCAAACAGCTCCCTCACTTTGCCCCCTCAGTCCTAGAGTGGTATCAATATCTCACTATTCTAGTACCTGGGTGCTTTGCTACTGCTTTTTGATCCCTTAACCCTGCCCATGCCTCTGTAAATAGTTCCTCCATTGAACTTGTCAGTTACCACTTTGGGTATCATCTGCTGAGATCTTTACTGACACAATGCCTACCTTTTAATGTCATTCAGAGACTAGAAGGCTGAAGTGCAACCTATCATCCTAGGTTAGGTCTAATTCAGAAGTCATAGTTGGAATCTTAATACTTCAAATCCCAGCTATTCCTTCAAGCTCATTATAACTCATATAAAATTTCCACTGATGTCGTTTACCAAGATATAGTCTGGACTCCAGGAATAAGCTGAATTCAGAATCCTGCACTCTCAGGCAGAAACCTCCCTGAGCACAGGATCATGAAGGAGCTATCCTTGGAGACACAGCAAGCAAAAGCCTTTCTCTAGGTCTTGACCCTGACCCCTCTTGGGTTTCCTTCTTTGAGCTAGTCCACATATGGACCATGAGGGCCAGTGTTGCCCTTCTAGCCTACGAGCTCAAGTAAAAGCATAGTAGGTGGTCTCCTTGGTCTGTTTCCACCAGGCTCAAATTCAGGTCTGGAGAACGACTGGGTGACTCTTCAAACCAAGATGCTTCACATGTTTGTTCAACTTCCATTCAGTGGGCTATTAGTTAGGATTGACtaggaattttttctttaatttcttgacATGATTgagatcaatttatttattttccagttaGGTTAGAAAAAAAGACATGTGTAGAGAGCTGTGTTATTTGGATCCTTATGTATGGGCACTGGGGGCAGCTGCTCAGCTGGCCTGTCAGTTAATTCGGTCCCTGAACTTGGCTCTATAAATATTGATGGTCAAATTGCAAGATAATTCAAGGTaagaaaatcaggaaaagaaagagagctgTTGTCCCAGGGATATTCTCAATCCTCTCTCCAGAAGATAAACCTTCTAGAATAGATGCTCAAGTGATTGTCTGTGCCTGTATCAGAAACTTCCCTGTAGGGGTGAAATGAGAGAGGAAGACTTGAGCTCACCCAGAAGATAAAACGGGCCACAACCAGCCTTCTTGCAGTGGGCCTATGAGGATAGCGCCATCTTGAATGATGAGAATGACTTGCTGAGCATGGAAACTAGGGACTAAGGCTGACTAAAGtaaaatgagcaaaggaagaaggaaaggggcaAATGGGACAAAGGCTGAGCAGTGTTTTTTTTAAGGCCTCATTCTCCCTCAGCCAGTGCAGGAGAGATGAGTTCCATCAGCAACTGAACTTTAGGCTGAAGTGTTAGAGGGAAGGTGAGCAAATTAATTCAGTTACTTTGACAGCAGCTAATGTTCAGGTCTGGGTTTGAGCTCAAGTCTGCTCCTTTTGTCTTGGTATCTTTGTGCTCATTGCAATGTGTAATGTTAACTAATCCACATAGAAAGGATGCATCATCTCCATGCCCCATGAAACTCAGGTTTTAGTGATCACATACAATTCATCCCATTGGTGGATTCCTCCTTAATCTCCTCCCCTTCCAACTTTGTCTCATGAATTAGATTTTTTGACTGATCAAGACATCTTGGACCCCTGCATGGCATGTGCCTGTTTTCGAATCCTGCAAGATGCTGCAGCTTGAAAGGAACTATAGAAATGAGTCCATCAGTGTTTGAGGTAGGtgcccaaaatatgcctcttgctTCAGCAATTCAACCTGTGTTTGGAGGGGTGGAAACCCTTGAGAACAAAAGGTAAGGAAATCTCACCAACTTAGCCCATCCAGAGTGCAGGGAAGGATCAAGGAGGGATCCTATGCCCACTATGCAAATGCCCACTGCATTGTCCAATGATCCTCCAAGGAATGAAAAGCAAGGATGACCACAAGATTTCATAAAGATACATCTCCACCTCCCTGTACTGGGCTTCTTTTCTTGTCTCCCtcatgatttgcttttttttcctgccattcCAGAGGGACTGTCTAACTTTAGCTTGCCACTCTGACCATGACAAAACCTGTTCTCTCTTTCTCGAGTTCCCTCTGTTACTCTCAAGGGTCCCCCTAGTGTCTTCCCACTGCACTGTATCCTAAACTAAATActtggttattattttttataataaggtGATAACGGTATTTTCTGGAGACACAGCTTTTGTAGCACAAGGTAAGGCTGGCTCATGGTGACACATCTGTCTCTTAAAGTGGGTTTCTGCTAATATCCAAAGAGCTAAAAGTGAccagaatgaagaagaaatatttgacaaCATATCAATTTAATGGAGATCCAAAACATTCAAAAGAAACAACCAGAACTCAGCATTGCTGGGAGAGGTGAGACTTGCCACAGGATAGATTTCCTGGGCCTCATAATAAAACTTCTACATATAGAACCATGTCGTGTATTCACAGCCTTCCTGGATGTAAGCTGGAGTCTCCAACAAACTATAGTGCCTTTGCAAGCTTATCTTTCTAGTCTGTGATGAACAAAGTCAAATATATAAGTGAAGCACCAAAGCTTAGAGGACATTGGGCAACAGAAATGGTGTCAGCTTGTCCCTCATTTGGACCTTACATTTATggctcttctcctccttctctgcttcctccctACACCACATCCAGTGCCTTCTGCCTGGTACCTCTCATTTCACTTCTGCCCCTCCATATGATCCTCTCCACAACCTTGTCCCTTGATGGGCTGTGGCAATGTATGCCCTGAGCCCTGTGCTAAGCCGTATGGCTTCTCCCTGTGTTCTCAGTCTCTCCCAGATCCACTTTGCCCAGCTtaatcctccctccttctctgcagCTTAGTCCTGGTTTCTTCTTGCCGGCGTCTCCAGGCAGCAATGATGGCTTCATCGtccatttcttcctcctcctccctgtcaGTGCTTCTCCGATACTGGGACCGCCGCCCTGAAGCaaacctcccttcctctctcttttccatgctctccttctctccctcctcttcagaCCTCATGAAGCTCTGGGTGAATTTCCTCTTGGCTCCAAATTCAGAAAAATCTGACTTGGATGACTCTTCCACATCTTCCCAGTCCCTGGGTCTGGCCCAATTCGGATGCTGTGGTTCTGGGGACTCTTCCCCTTCAGAGGGCTCAGGGGTCCGGCGGAAAAAGTAGGGCTCCGGGCTTCCCTCTCGGGAGCTTGAGGTCTCACTGAACATGGACCTGGAGAAGGTGTGCATCTCTCTGCCCTCCCTGGTGGAGGAAGCAGAGAACCGTGAAGTGCTTCTTACGGAGTTGCCATTGGCCTCATGGTAGGAGGAAGTGTCCTGCTCCTCTGACCGGGATTTGGAGAACTTGTAACTGGAGGACTTAGACTCCGTCTCCCAGAGCAGGGAAGATCTGGTGTACTTCCCCCTGGAGCTTCCAGACCAATCACTTTGGGGAGGAGACTTTTCCTCTGTCCTGAGGCCACTGAGCCACTTATTAACACTGCTATCCATCTCTTTGCCAGCTCTGCTGCCACTTCCATAACTATCAGAGACAGCCAGGGAGGAGGAGGTGTCTGTTTCGGGTTTCTGGGAATTACTGCGGGAAGAATACCGGAAGCTCCCTATGGCCCTGTCAGCGTCCTCATCCCTATCACCCACGTCATCATCCTCATCTTCCCTGACCTTCTTCTTCTTGAAAAGGGAGCTGCGTTTGTTGTCGGAGGCCAGCTTCTCCATTTTGTACTCAGACATCTTCTCCCTCAGCTCTGTTTGCATCTCCTTCTCCTTCCGGCCAAGCTCCTTTAGGTCAACACTGTCAGCAAAGAGGCTACAGATAGGCTTGCTGGTCCCCCTCACTTTGCTCCCAGTACCTTCAGCTCTTGAGCTCCGTGTGATGTGGGTGGACAGCATGGACAGCGTGTCGGAGCTGGGTCTTGCCTGGCTTTGAGGGAGCAGGCAGCCGCCCAGGGAGGAGTCGCTCTGGCCACTAAGCATGGAGACTTGGTCATCCCCCAGACAGCTGGCTGCTGGTGCCACCTTCATGCTTGCAACAGATGGTGAGCGGGACAACAGCAGCCCTTCATTTTGCTTCTGGGTGAGAGTTTCGCTGACTACGTTGACAATCCAGTTCTGAATGCTGGCAATGGAAATGGTGTCTCCGGGCCCCACTGGCAGGTTAGGTAGAGGTGTGGTGGGGGCAGAGGCCAAGCATCCCCCTACATTGCTTAGGGCCTGAGAGGGATGGGAGCTGTGGCTTTGGGCACTGAGCACCGACATTGTGTCCCCACCTGCACTGACTGAGGGGGCTGCGGACCAGAATGCAGACAGGGGGATGCTCCCGCTGGCAGCCGAGCTATCTGCCTCCCAGCTTCCCATGGACTGGCTCTCCTCCAGCGTCTGCCTGCTCCTCTCCAGCAGCTCCAGCCTCCGTTGCCTCTTCTTGGCCAAGGCCGAGTCTTCTCCCTTGCTGagctccaccacctcctccttgTTGTCACTGCCCACCTTCTGGTGCTTCAGCTTCCAGGCCTGGTAGGCAGATAGGTTGACGTCAGAGAGGTTCTTCTTCTCCCCCTTGGCCTCCTCTGCACGTTGCTCACTACTGCCGTCTCCTGCCTCCAAGTCTTTCTTGTGAAATCCAAATTGGATTCTCTTGATCTTCCACCTTTCCAGGGCAGTGAGTTTGTCCTTGTTCTTGTTGCAGAAGTTATAGAAGGAGCTGGCCTCAGAGTACACACTCTCCTCGTCATCCTCCCGCGCCCCATTCCCCACCTCCGAGCTGGCATCTACTTCCTCTCTCTTGCTCCTGGAGTGGTACTTCCGCGAAGCCTCCTTCTCAATCTCTAGTAGCCTCTGGTTCCACACGTCCCAGGTGCTCTCCGTGGACACCGAGTCAGAGCGGCGTCTCCCACCTCGGTTCTGGCTGCTCATCTCCAGCTGCTGCTTCAGGACCCGGATGTCATCGCTGCTCACACTCTCGGAGGTGCTGCTCTCACTCATCGTGTGCCTCCGTCTTCTCCTCACAAAGGAGCCGTcgtcaccctcctcctcctcttcctcctccctatcccacttccGGTGCCCCTCTCCCTGGTACCTCTCATTTCGGCTCTGCCACTCCCGGATGATtcgctccacatcctcatcctcGGGCTCCTCCTCACCCTGGCTGGAGGAGGCTGAGCGCCTGTCGTCCCCGCCCTGGGGGACCTTGCCTGTGGGGAGACCCTGCCCCTTCTTCCACGCCTCATAgagtttctcctcctcttcttcatcgATGAGGGTGAGGGGCTTGGAGGCTCGGCTGGCCTTCCCCAAGGAGGAGCTACTCAGGTGACTGGTGGCGTCATCCTCCTCTTCCACGGTGAGGGCGTGCACTCTGGCCCCAACCGTGCTCCCTGCGTCCTcgccctcctccgcctcctcttctcccccctccctgccgaagtcctcttctctctcctccatcaGCTTCTCGTTGAGCTCCCGGAGCTGCTTCAGGAAGCCGTCGTTGGGGTAGATGGCCCGCTTCTTGCGCAAGGTCATCAAGGCCTCCAGGATGGCCATGTTGTGGAAGATCATCAGGTAGGCGACCACCAGCACTGCCGAGCGGCTGATGCCCATTTCACTGCTGACCAGGACTTTCCctgagaagaaaacacaagagataGTGATGTAATggcacttgtatttttttttaagagctgttTTGATGTGCTGGATTTAATATGTTTCCTTTGCATCTCATATTCATCCGTGCTCAAGTCCCATGAGGCACAAGCATCATTGTCCCCATATTACAGATGTCACACAGAGCAGTGACACTGCCCTGTGCTTGAGGAAACATTTCCCGCATTTTCTGAACACAGCAGGGAGTGAGGAgtgggtggggaaaaaaagaactaacCCCTGTCCCCATTTTTGAAACACTGGCGTGCACTTTCTCTCCACCGGACTGAGCAtcagaaggaggaaaaataaaagaatagagaagaaaaggaatgagGCTAAGATGAATGAATCACAGAGAAGTAGAATCTCAGTGTTGGAAAGGACCGCAAGTCCCTTGAGAATTCCTTTTACCACATCCTTGATGCTGGATAATCCATCCTCCAGACTCTGCCAGATGCTTCCAGTGTCAGAGAGCTCAGTATcttagacagatagacagacagacacacacacacacacacacacacctccctctCATTCCATATTTATGTCAttctaattttttgaaaattctttcaCATGTTAGGGCAAAGGATAACTTTCTGTAACAGGCACCCAGTGTTCCTGCTCTGACATACAAGGGTAAATAATAACTATATCTGTATGAATCAGGTCTTTAAtacaaaaatctttaagaaaatcaCTATCATAATCTTcactagagttttttttttctttttcttttttcttttcctggctattctgggtctttcaaTCATTAGtcaaacattttttcatgttccATTACTATACTTGCCACTCTCTTCAGGTCAAACTtgaatttatcagttttattccTAAGGAAGTTGTGTCGGTATGGAGCAAGATATTTCAGGTTTGGACTGACCCATACAGAGTAGAGTGGGCCCCTCACCACTCTTTTTCTGGGCACTGGGCCT carries:
- the STYXL2 gene encoding serine/threonine/tyrosine-interacting-like protein 2, whose product is MATSGDPEEEQVVPGEEDEANVRAVQARYLRSPSPSQYSVVSDAETESIFMEPIHLSSAVAAKQIINEELKLQGVKAEAECPGMLESAEQLLVEDLYNRVREKTDDTSLYNTPCILDLQRALAQDRQEAPWNEVDEVWPNVFIAEKSVAVNKGRLKRLGITHILNAAHGTGVYTGPEFYTGLEIQYLGVEVDDFPEVNISQHFRKAAEFLDEALLTYRGKVLVSSEMGISRSAVLVVAYLMIFHNMAILEALMTLRKKRAIYPNDGFLKQLRELNEKLMEEREEDFGREGGEEEAEEGEDAGSTVGARVHALTVEEEDDATSHLSSSSLGKASRASKPLTLIDEEEEEKLYEAWKKGQGLPTGKVPQGGDDRRSASSSQGEEEPEDEDVERIIREWQSRNERYQGEGHRKWDREEEEEEEGDDGSFVRRRRRHTMSESSTSESVSSDDIRVLKQQLEMSSQNRGGRRRSDSVSTESTWDVWNQRLLEIEKEASRKYHSRSKREEVDASSEVGNGAREDDEESVYSEASSFYNFCNKNKDKLTALERWKIKRIQFGFHKKDLEAGDGSSEQRAEEAKGEKKNLSDVNLSAYQAWKLKHQKVGSDNKEEVVELSKGEDSALAKKRQRRLELLERSRQTLEESQSMGSWEADSSAASGSIPLSAFWSAAPSVSAGGDTMSVLSAQSHSSHPSQALSNVGGCLASAPTTPLPNLPVGPGDTISIASIQNWIVNVVSETLTQKQNEGLLLSRSPSVASMKVAPAASCLGDDQVSMLSGQSDSSLGGCLLPQSQARPSSDTLSMLSTHITRSSRAEGTGSKVRGTSKPICSLFADSVDLKELGRKEKEMQTELREKMSEYKMEKLASDNKRSSLFKKKKVREDEDDDVGDRDEDADRAIGSFRYSSRSNSQKPETDTSSSLAVSDSYGSGSRAGKEMDSSVNKWLSGLRTEEKSPPQSDWSGSSRGKYTRSSLLWETESKSSSYKFSKSRSEEQDTSSYHEANGNSVRSTSRFSASSTREGREMHTFSRSMFSETSSSREGSPEPYFFRRTPEPSEGEESPEPQHPNWARPRDWEDVEESSKSDFSEFGAKRKFTQSFMRSEEEGEKESMEKREEGRFASGRRSQYRRSTDREEEEEMDDEAIIAAWRRRQEETRTKLQRRRED